One segment of Strix uralensis isolate ZFMK-TIS-50842 chromosome 11, bStrUra1, whole genome shotgun sequence DNA contains the following:
- the RPP25 gene encoding ribonuclease P protein subunit p25 — MAAEGERAKPVTQSRMENFRKVRTSEEESPLPFPDLPPDVVEMKVKEGSKIRNLMNFAMAQMELKGSRQIVFSGCGRAVTKTITCVEIMKRKLGGLHQVTKVRYKTLLEVWENQDPLPGGPAQNLTVHKNVPSICILLSRDPLDPNQTGYQPPEPRHGPGTQLCDAEDTSGSSAKGLKRPLPPPHEELLTKKFQVQVPDNPRGSGTTDRQPDHHH; from the coding sequence ATGGCTGCTGAAGGAGAGAGAGCCAAGCCCGTCACCCAGTCCAGGATGGAGAACTTCCGAAAGGTGAGGACGTCGGAGGAGGAGAGCCCACTGCCCTTCCCCGACCTGCCCCCAGACGTGGTGGAGATGAAGGTGAAGGAGGGCAGCAAGATCAGGAACCTGATGAACTTTGCCATGGCCCAGATGGAGCTGAAGGGCAGTCGGCAGATCGTCTTCAGCGGTTGTGGCAGGGCAGTCACCAAGACCATCACCTGCGTGGAGATCATGAAGCGGAAGCTGGGAGGTCTTCACCAGGTCACCAAGGTACGCTACAAAACCTTGCTGGAGGTCTGGGAGAACCAGGACCCGCTGCCCGGTGGCCCAGCGCAGAACCTGACCGTCCACAAGAACGTCCCCTCCATCTGCATCCTGCTCTCCCGAGACCCCCTGGATCCCAACCAGACGGGCTACCAGCCCCCGGAGCCCCGGCACGGGCCGGGGACGCAGCTCTGCGATGCAGAAGACACGTCGGGCTCCTCCGCCAAGGGGCTGAAGCGccccctgccacctccccacGAGGAGCTGCTGACCAAGAAGTTCCAGGTACAGGTACCCGACAACCCGAGAGGCTCGGGGACCACCGACCGCCAGCCGGACCACCACCACTGA